Genomic window (Chryseobacterium bernardetii):
ATGAATGCCAATGAAGTAATTGCCAATATAGTATTGGAAAAATTAGGAAAAAATAAGGGAGAGTATGAATTCTGTTCCCCTAACGACCATATCAACCTTTCACAATCAACCAACGATGCTTATCCTACCGCCATCAAAATGGGACTGTTGCAGATGAATACCGGGTTGGTGGAAAGGCTGGAAAAAATTATAGCTGCCTTCCGTGCAAAAGGACAAGAATTTCAGGATGTTATTAAAATGGGACGTACACAGCTTCAGGATGCGGTTCCTATGACATTGGGGCAGGAATTTGAGGCGTATGCTGCTACTTTGGAAGAAGATATTTCTAAGCTGAACAATAATGCAAGCCTTTTTGTAGAAGTAAATATGGGAGCTACTGCTATCGGAACAGGATTAAATGCTCCGGTTGGATATGCAACCCTTTGTGCTAAAAATTTAGCCCAGATAACAGGATTCCCTATTGTTTCAGCGCCTGACCTGGTAGAAGCTACCCCTGATACAGGATCTTATGTAATCTATTCTTCAGCAATGAAACGCCTTGCAGTGAAATTGTCAAAGATCTGTAACGACCTAAGATTACTTTCATCAGGACCAAGAGCGGGGCTTTTTGAAATCAACCTTCCGCCAATGCAGCCGGGGTCATCTATTATGCCAGGGAAAGTAAATCCTGTTATCCCGGAAGTAGTAAACCAGGTGTGTTTTAAAGTAATCGGAAATGATTTAACAGTAACTTTTGCAGCCGAAGCAGGGC
Coding sequences:
- the aspA gene encoding aspartate ammonia-lyase; this translates as MENFRKESDLLGELNVPLDAYYGVQTQRAINNFKISGQLLSSYPDFIKGLAFVKKAAAKTNYELGLLDENLYFRIVEACDEIVAGKYHDQFPVDMIQGGAGTSINMNANEVIANIVLEKLGKNKGEYEFCSPNDHINLSQSTNDAYPTAIKMGLLQMNTGLVERLEKIIAAFRAKGQEFQDVIKMGRTQLQDAVPMTLGQEFEAYAATLEEDISKLNNNASLFVEVNMGATAIGTGLNAPVGYATLCAKNLAQITGFPIVSAPDLVEATPDTGSYVIYSSAMKRLAVKLSKICNDLRLLSSGPRAGLFEINLPPMQPGSSIMPGKVNPVIPEVVNQVCFKVIGNDLTVTFAAEAGQLQLNVMEPVLSHAIMENINFLCNALDTLRDKCVVGITANKEVCLNMVKHSIGIVTALNPYIGYKQSTQIAKEALETGKSVYNLVLEKGILSQEKLDEILDPKNMLKPHNK